One Micromonospora sp. WMMD812 genomic window carries:
- a CDS encoding DUF58 domain-containing protein: MREGLRGLTTRGRSFLAAAVAAAISAGILGEKDLLRVAVLLAVLPLLAAAYVGRSRYKLACNRSLDPHRVPVGASSRVVLRLQNMSRLPTGTLLLEDRLPYALGSRPRVVLERLGAHQASSVAYTVRADVRGRYEVGPLVVRLTDPFGLCELSRSFPSTDHLTVIPQVTPLPSVRLPGEYAGSGDSRARSVAVHGEDDAATREYRMGDDLRRVHWKSTARTGELMVRREEQPWESRATVVLDTRAYGHRGDGPTASFEWAVSAAASVAVHLRQAGYKLRLVTGAGADVDASEAGGDGLLLDQLAEVRLDQRVEITELVQRVRQRSDGGLIIGVFGTLSTAEAELLAGLRANGATCVGFLMDSSSWLNLPEKARAEAEHAHAAAALTLLQSGWRVIGVDHGSRLPVMWPQAGRGSQGFALRAALAETVAGGVR, from the coding sequence GTGCGCGAAGGGCTCCGCGGACTGACCACCCGTGGCCGCTCGTTCCTGGCGGCGGCGGTGGCCGCGGCCATCTCCGCCGGGATCCTCGGCGAGAAGGACCTGCTCCGGGTGGCCGTGCTGCTCGCCGTCCTGCCGCTGCTCGCGGCCGCCTACGTCGGTCGCAGCCGCTACAAGCTGGCCTGCAACCGGTCGCTGGACCCGCACCGGGTCCCGGTCGGGGCCAGCTCCCGGGTGGTGCTGCGGCTGCAGAACATGTCCCGCCTGCCCACCGGCACCCTGCTGCTGGAGGACCGGCTGCCCTACGCGCTGGGCAGCCGGCCCCGGGTGGTGCTGGAGCGGCTCGGCGCGCACCAGGCCAGCTCGGTGGCGTACACCGTCCGGGCCGACGTCCGCGGCCGCTACGAGGTGGGCCCGCTGGTGGTCCGGCTGACCGACCCGTTCGGTCTCTGCGAGCTCAGCCGCTCCTTCCCCAGCACCGACCACCTCACGGTGATCCCGCAGGTCACCCCGCTGCCCTCGGTCCGGCTGCCCGGGGAGTACGCGGGCAGTGGCGACAGCCGGGCCCGGTCCGTCGCCGTGCACGGCGAGGACGACGCGGCGACCCGCGAGTACCGGATGGGCGACGACCTGCGCCGGGTGCACTGGAAGTCCACCGCGCGCACCGGTGAGCTGATGGTGCGCCGGGAGGAGCAGCCCTGGGAGAGCCGGGCGACCGTGGTGCTGGACACCCGCGCGTACGGCCACCGGGGCGACGGCCCGACGGCCAGCTTCGAGTGGGCGGTCTCGGCCGCCGCGAGCGTGGCGGTGCACCTGCGTCAGGCCGGTTACAAGCTGCGCCTGGTCACCGGCGCCGGGGCGGACGTGGACGCGTCCGAGGCGGGCGGTGACGGCCTGCTCCTCGACCAGCTCGCCGAGGTCCGCCTCGACCAGCGCGTCGAGATCACCGAGCTGGTGCAGCGGGTCCGGCAGCGCTCCGACGGCGGCCTGATCATCGGTGTCTTCGGCACGCTCAGCACCGCCGAGGCCGAGCTGCTGGCCGGCCTGCGGGCCAACGGCGCGACCTGCGTCGGCTTCCTGATGGACAGCTCCAGCTGGCTCAACCTGCCGGAGAAGGCGCGTGCCGAGGCCGAGCACGCGCACGCCGCGGCGGCGCTGACGCTGCTGCAGAGCGGCTGGCGGGTGATCGGCGTCGACCACGGCAGCCGGCTGCCGGTCATGTGGCCACAGGCGGGGCGGGGCTCGCAGGGCTTCGCCCTGCGCGCCGCGCTGGCCGAGACGGTGGCCGGGGGCGTGCGATGA
- a CDS encoding MoxR family ATPase: MTQQTWDEVGGLLPHDEFRAASEAIVANIEQVIEGKTATVRLALAVLLAEGHLLIEDVPGVGKTKLAKALARSIDCSVRRIQFTPDLLPSDVTGVSVYNQETHDFEFRPGAVFANLVVGDEINRASPKTQSALLECMEERQVTVDGVTYQLQTPFMVIATQNPIEMEGTYPLPEAQRDRFTARIAMGYPDAGAELAMLDGHGGTDPLNELRPVSDAAIVRQLIATVRQVHVADAVKQYAVDLVTATREAPDLRLGASPRATLQLLRTARAVAALEGRDYVLPDDLQALAVPVLAHRIIPTADAQLARRTTDAIVAELVHRLPLPHDRKRSPYDTRPTPNNGRGPYEPRRP, translated from the coding sequence GTGACACAACAGACCTGGGACGAGGTGGGCGGCCTGCTGCCCCACGACGAGTTCCGCGCCGCCAGCGAGGCCATCGTGGCCAACATCGAGCAGGTCATCGAGGGCAAGACGGCCACGGTGCGGCTCGCCCTGGCCGTCCTTCTCGCCGAGGGTCACCTCCTCATCGAGGACGTCCCCGGGGTCGGCAAGACGAAGCTCGCCAAGGCCCTGGCCCGTTCCATCGACTGTTCCGTGCGCCGGATCCAGTTCACCCCCGACCTGCTGCCCAGCGACGTGACCGGCGTCAGCGTCTACAACCAGGAGACGCACGACTTCGAGTTCCGGCCGGGCGCCGTCTTCGCCAACCTGGTGGTCGGCGACGAGATCAACCGGGCCTCGCCGAAGACGCAGTCGGCGCTGCTGGAGTGCATGGAGGAGCGGCAGGTCACCGTCGACGGCGTGACCTACCAGCTCCAGACCCCGTTCATGGTGATCGCCACCCAGAACCCGATCGAGATGGAGGGCACCTACCCGCTGCCCGAGGCGCAGCGCGACCGGTTCACCGCCCGGATCGCGATGGGCTACCCGGACGCCGGCGCGGAGCTGGCCATGCTGGACGGGCACGGCGGCACGGACCCCCTCAACGAGCTGCGCCCGGTCTCCGACGCGGCCATCGTTCGCCAGCTGATCGCCACGGTCCGCCAGGTGCACGTGGCGGACGCGGTCAAGCAGTACGCGGTCGACCTGGTCACCGCCACCCGTGAGGCTCCCGACCTGCGCCTCGGCGCGTCCCCCCGGGCCACCCTCCAGCTGCTGCGCACCGCCCGCGCGGTGGCCGCCCTCGAGGGGCGCGACTACGTCCTCCCCGACGACCTGCAGGCCCTCGCGGTGCCGGTGCTGGCGCACCGCATCATCCCGACCGCCGACGCGCAGCTCGCCCGGCGCACCACCGACGCGATCGTCGCCGAGCTGGTGCACCGGCTGCCGTTGCCGCACGACCGCAAGCGCTCCCCCTACGACACCCGGCCGACGCCGAACAACGGCCGCGGCCCGTACGAGCCGCGGAGGCCGTGA